The DNA sequence ACCTCTTGACTTGTCAAACACAAGTTTAATTAATGATGCTAATTATAGATAGCGGCTATCTGACAAGGCTTAATGGGACTCATTTCTATTATAACTGGAGCTACACCTGCACTTTCTGAAGTCAGAATGTCTGCCTTGAGAGAagccagagaaagagaaaatgaaagtcCTCATCCAAAGTTATAATTATTACAACATAAATGCCAAgcataaaagtgaaaataactCTAGAAGCTTGTCTACAACACTGCCATGCAAAACTACACATGCAAAGTGAAAAAGTTTCTTCACTCCCTGGCTCAGTCAGAAGTGTTAATCATTCCTGCAGTACAAGTGTTTTAGTGACAAGATCACTGCTCAGTGTGAGACATGCAGGATGAGTTCTAGTGATGCAGATGCTGctctaaaaaatgtgaaaatatgacaagctacaagatagatagatagatgttagTGAGCCTACTTTACTTCTAGCAGCTTCTACAGCTTGTTACCTGTGGACTAGGGAGCCTCTCCCTCGCCTTAGTTGTGGGGAGAGTGGCGGTACTGAGGCAGCAGGCTGCTGACAATCTACAAGAAACTGATAAATTAGACAGATATACAGTGGTGACACTCGGAATTAGACaacaagacagagagaaacagggTGGACAAGACAGGGGAAGGCCTTGTCAGAGACACAGAGACTGAACACTGCGGTAACTGTGACTGATCCTGGTCTATATACAGTTAATCTAATGGCACTACTGCAGCAGAATAACACACTTGAAGCCAGAATGAGTTTAATCTAAGTGGCTGCTGCTACTGTATGTCAATCATGTGCTTCCACTTGGTGAAAATAAAGTAAGCCAGTCTCATCTGGCCACACTGACAGGACCGCTCTCTGCACTGCTAGACAATCAggtggaaaacacaaaacccccacagagacagagacacggacagatttacacacaaacacacattattgCCAATTCAatattgtattgatttgcaaAAGCACAGAAAGAGAAGGACAGATACAGTGGGACAAATGACGAACAATCCTGCTCAACTTCAGAACATCTGCTCCTCCGGTTCCACTGGGAAAGTTGGTTAACACTGAGATGATGTCTTGATTTCTTAACATTTGAAGGGTTTTGCTTCTGATATACATAATTAGGACCAGGAAATGGGAACGAGGGAGAAGGTCAAACAGCATTTGACAGGAAAGTCGCTAACGGGGAGCAGAAATATGTGATCTAACACTGCCATCTAGTGGGAAAAACTAGCCATGCTGCAAAAGTGGTTTCTACTGGAGTTAAGTTCATTAGTGTGGGAGTgcattggttgatttttaagtgGTTTACTTCTTCTTTGCCTCCACAGAGGATTGAGATGCACCCTGAGCAGGGTGAGGCACAGAGAGGAGGTCTCACTGGTTTCCATAATACTcataaaaaacagaagaaaactacAAATTAATACACTTTAAACCTGTCAAATGCTTTATAACAGAATGCTAGATGTGACAAAATAAGGCATGCACTTACACTTTAAGATGCAGTTCACTAAATCTACCACAGAGAGGCGCTCTGAGTCACTGAAATAGGAGCAGATGCTGCagccatttttgctttgttgccAGTTTAAAACACTTCCTAGAACTGTTGGAGAATAAAACAtgatgtcacattttaaagcagcagctaTTCTAATGCGGAGGAAGATGCCTGATATTAAATGTGTAGCCGTATATTAAAAACTCTCAACCTTAACGATAGCAAAAAGGCCGTTGGGTGCTGTTGTGAGGATGGAGCTCAGTGTCAGAGGCTCCTTCCTCCTCAGTGTTCAAACCAAAGACACACGAAACCAGTTTTCCTTCTCTCTGCATCCCACCTAATCCAGAGGCTTCAGTTAATATTCCTGCTGGGTGTGACCATGACGATCAATCATCGCCTTCTCCGGAGGAAAGAAGACAGCGAGGTGCTGGGTCTGTGAgatggctgctgttgacctacGTCTTGTCTTGAATAAATGAGTCGTCGGAACTCTAAGGTTAGCCACTCAGGGTCTACCACGACGGGCCGAGACAGATCGACATTATGCAGAGCTGAAGCTGAGTTCTGGATTGTTTCAGAAACGGAGTCTGATGTCCACACAGACATGGACGGACAGGCAGTTAGCTCTACAGAGGGAGGACTACTGAGGGTCAGGGTGGAGATGATGGAGTGGCTGTGGAGCCTGGTGGGACTGGAGGGAGCTGTGAAGGCACCTCTGTGACTTACTTTAGGCGGGCTGCTTTTTATCTTGGGCACTTTGGCGCCACGGCCGCGGTGTGTCTGCTCATGGTCAAACTCCAGATCCTCCAGGCGTTGGGTCAAGGCCAGTTTCTGCTGGATGGCCATACGGAGGAGGGAGTTCAGAGTCTTCTTCTCATCCTCGGCTGCTGCTAGCTGCCTCTGCATCTCATCCAGCTGGGTGACGTACTCATCACAcctacacagagacaaagattCAGCACAATATTTCATTAGCTACAACTCAATACTGACATTACCACATCCAAATTGTCTACAGTTTCATTAAACAAAACCTTTGAGTAATTATATTTGCATCTTGGCAGGTTCCTATCTTTCTCACCTGGTGGCGAACATGGCCCTGAGGGAGGAGAAGGTGGCAGCGTCTTCTTTCAGAGCCTTCAGCTCATTCCTCAGCTTCATCATCGTCTCCGTCACCATCGCCTTTTCATTCTCATACTTGCTCTTCAAGTTAGCCAGCGCAACTTCTGCTGTCTGCAAAGGTGAAAATTTCAGATTTAATCATTCAGTTTCCATGGAGATTACACTTCATGTCTTTTTAATACTGTATTAACTTCAAAGACAAATCCCTTTTCACCTGCTTATTGGCCTTGAGCACCAGCCTGAGCGTGGCTATCTGCTCTCTCTTGGTGCTGAGCAGAGACTTGAGCTTCAGTATCTCCTCCATGCAGGACTCTTTGTCCTTGTCCAGCATCGGTGCCAGCTCCCGGGCTGCAGCCCTCTGCCTGGACAGCTGCAGCGAACGGTCGACGGCCCTCTGGAGGTGTTTGATCTGGTCTCTGATGATGGCGTTCAGGTTGTAGATATTCATTGGCTCCTTCCGCAGGTCTCCTCCTGCATCCGAGGGCACCGGGGACGGGCAGGGAGAGATGCTGATGACCGGGGAGCCGGTGTGGTTGCGCGTGGGGCTGTTGTGGCAGGATGGAGAGTCTGCAGAGGTGGTTGTTGCCTCACTGTGGTGGGCGTCTTTGGATGGGGAGTCCATGGGGCTGCGTGGAGACTCGGAGGaacaagctgcagctgctgcagcgaGGCGGCGTGCCAGGCGAGGAGAGAGCAAAGCCCGGGGGTCGTCGGAGCCTTTGAGGCTGCCGCTGCGTGTGATGCGACTCTGCCGATAGTAGTCCAGCATGACGCGGTTCGGCGTCTCGTTGTTGCACAGACAGACGTGGTGGTAGAGCTGTGCCAGCTCCTCGCTGAAGGTCACCAGCTCATCCTGCGCTGCGTTCAGCATGCCTTGGCTCTCTGTGGCAGTGCTCGTCGCAGCTCGGAGCTCTGCCTCCAGGCTCGCCACCCTCTCCCGGCCCTCACGACAGCTCCGCTCCAAATGTGTTACCTGCTTCGAAAAGAATGATAGCACAATGGAAATGGAGGAATGTCAGGATTGTCCAATAAAGTAGAAATTCTGTCCAACATAAACAAACATATGACATTGACAAACCTGTTCACTCAGTGCTTGGACCCGGTCGTCATTGTGGCCGTCTCCCTGCCCCTCCACCGCCTGGTTGTACTTCTCCTTCAGGGCCTTGAGCTCTGCTTTGAGGTCGATCACCTCCGTTACTGCCACCTTGTACTTACACTCCAGAATCTCAAACCCATGGATGTCTGGATCATGGTGGCTGTTGACCGGTGGTGACAGAGAACCGCCATCAGGTTTCTCACTCTCTTGCGGGTCGTCGAGCTCTTTGTCTCCGTTGAGATGCTTCATGGCGTTGACGTGCTCGGTGAGGCGGTGGACTCGTTCGTTCTGCTCGGTCAGGGCGCcctgtgtgtgcagcagctggGTCTGAGACTCCTGCAGGTTCATGAGCAGCGCTGCCTTCTCACGCTCCACCTGGAGGAAGGAAATACACAAGtggtgtttcattttgtgtgtgtgtgtgtgtgcagctttcAGATAGTAAGAGATCAAAATATCTTACTTTGAAGTTTGGAGGACAAGCACTAGACTCATGATAGACAAACGCATAACAAACTTTCAGAAGCTAGTAAGGATAATTTACAAAGTAACACGGACTAATAGTGCACTGTTCTGAAATATGTATTGTCATGTGGTTCCGCTTGTTTTTCCTAAAACCTGTGGGTGTgttgttcagctgcttcacaaTCAGTCTTGCCCACTCTGTgctaatataataaaactttctCACAAGAAAGCCTCTGAATAAATTAAGAATCAAACATTGGAATGTTAATTTGTGCCTAAAGTAATGCCTGAGATGAAACCGTGAATGTTTCTTAACAGTGTCTATATTGAGAAATTCTAAACTGATTTTTGCAAAGTTCAACCAGTGTTTCTAAGCCTGATGCTGCAGGCGTTCACGTCCTTCCCAGACTAATCAACTCCAGAGAGAAAATTGATTAGCCAGTAATTGTGTTTACAGAGAAGGGGACTCCGCTAATATAGCAGCCACtaatttaattttctgtttccCTCTGGAGCTCAGCTAGGGGGAAAATGTACAGTAATGACTTCATTTGATTTGAGCTTGAATTTGATCTATCTTTGAGTTCCATGTCATTTAGCATAAATAATTCCCCAGAATGGCCTGTTAATGAGTGTGTGCTGCTCTCAGGTGACTCAGTGTGTAAGTTCCTGTGCTGTATTATATAACCTCTATTTATACTGTTTATTTTGACACAGGTTATTGCACTGCAGGGCTGGAACTACTTGTCCAAAACTAACATAAATGTGCAGTGCCTGTTTAGATCTATACGTCTGTCACcatgcatttaaaataaaagcagaacacAAGTCATTTATGGACCACAGCATGTGCTACAACTATACTGTTTGGAAATCCAGTATCCATTAAAGCCTGTGGGGTCACAtggcattttgctgtttttcttctgtttccaaaatgtcattacTTTACTTGCTGTGAGCAGGTCCGCTCTCAAACTCCATCAATCTtcacacaaaaaactgaaatatgctGTGGAAAAGTGGATCAATCGAACCATCTTCTAAtctgctgtctgctgctggtttcaACCCAGAAACACTCTGTGACGTCAGTCATCCTCGAAAGTGAAAATTCATTGAGACAAAGAGTCTAAACAGAGAAGCAGCTAGTGGCTGAATGTCAATATTGGGAGTGTAACTGAACTTATTATTTGCTCATTAGATTTATTCTGGGATGTATTGTTGCTATAATAAGTCATTTTCTTCTGacccacctgcagcagctgctgtttgagcTTCTGCATCTCTGACAGGTTCAGCTCACTGAACAGGTCCGGTACAGGGTGGAGGCCATCTCCCTTTCGGCCCGGTCGGTATTCCCCGTTCATCTTGGCCAACCCCGTGCCCGTGTGGAGGTGACCGTTGCACCGGTTGATGTCTTCATTGTTGCCGTTAGCAGCAGGGATGGAGCTGCCGTTGGAGCCGTTTGTTCCGTTGGTCTCCTCGGGGAACTTGAGGCCCTCGACGCCAGTCACGGTGAGCGCCAGATGGGCCCCTGCTCCGTAGACGCTGTCGCTCAGGCTGATGTGGTGGGCCAGTTCCTTCCTCAGATTGTTCTTCTGCTCACGCTCACTCTTCAGGGCATCCAGGGCTTCTTCTAACTGGCCCTCAGAGATTTCCTTCAGGCGCAGTGCGTCTTCCAGCTGGCTGTTGAGAAGGACAGTCTCCTCCTCCAGCACTttgatttcatgttttagtCCTTCGTACTCCACCTGGGGGAGAAGCAGAAAGGACACATGggaacaggaaaaaaagggactagaaaatatttaatttaactaCTTGATTAACTACATAATTAAATTGCCTATTTGTTCAAAAAAGGTCAGTCAAAAATGAAAAGCCcctttaaatctttgtttttaatataaagGATGgttatgaataataaaatagagCTGCATCATGTGCTCAAAAGAATTGATTTGTTGGCCACTCAGGTAAAGGCTCCTTTAATATAACCTTTGGGATCAGTAAAACACATTATTCCAAACACAACATCTAAGTCTTAGATCATAACAATAACTTAGATATATGACCTTGATCTACTTCATTACTGTCAAGGTAAAAAAAAGTGGGTCTGCAACCACAGAAACTATTTCAGACACTGTCCGGCTGTGTGTTACTGGAAAGGGTGATGAGTAACTTGATGAGAGCATGTTTGGTTCACCGCAGCCTGGAGTTAATACTGAGGATGAGTAAGTGATGACAAATCTTCAGGGCACTAAATCTGCCTGTGTGTTGGtataaatacaaatacacacaatgaGTGACACAACGACATGTAAAATCCAAAGCTATCAGAATGCAACCCGCTGTCTGTCCCACTAACCTGGCTTTGCTTGAGTGTAGACACCAGTTTCTGCAGCGTGatgttctcctcctccagctctgtgTAGTCCTGAAGCAGCCTGGTCTCTCGAAACTTGTACTCCTTGATCTCCTCCCTCATCCGGCTCCGCTGCAGCTCCAACATTTCGTTACTCTGGGGTAAAAAGAAGGTGGAAACATACCAGCAGGGGGTGAGAATTCacaagaagaagagaggaaggagaggaaaaacGTGGAGATACAGGTCCACAATTGGAGAGCATGCATCGCCTCAACACGATTTTGCACactgaaaaagacatttctatACAGTACATACTTCTCCCCTCTGATTGCATGCAGATTAAGTTTATGTAACTGTTTCATTATCTTATATACGGTGAGTCAGCACCCGCAGACTCCCAGAAAGCTCATTAGTTCAGGCTACCTGCCGTGCACAGACAGAAACCTGAGCATATGTGTGACCAGATAACTGTTGGTGGGAGAAATGCACCGAGCACAAAAGTCATAAATCTATGTACAGTAGGAGTTATTTGGTAGCTTTGGGAGCATACTGAGACCTCAGCAACATCGTCTGCACTCACACAGCTAGGATAAACAGAGAAAGGCTAGAAAACAGCCTCTATAAACTCAAAAGAATCCTAATCTTCCTTTTAAAAAAGCGTACCTGTTGATAGTGGTGATTAGGGTAATTTAAAcagttatttctttatttttcaatcCTTTAGAATGCATTAGCTTCTTATTACACTAGCAGAGATTCCTAAAGATTAACTACGgagtcttttttctgtcaagtcAGAAAAGAAGAGCAGGAAGTATGCTGGTATTTTTACATGCAAACATGACTAAATGTGTACAGAACAATGCAGCTACTGggcagagtaaaaaaaataatgaaacctTTACAGTATTTGTGCGTATGTGTGCACTTCTCTTGCTGCAGAGCTGCCTGCAGCCCCCTGCAGCTCTCGGTACATATGGCAGAAGTGCTGACCCAGAGACAGCATCAGGAGTGGGACGATGCACACACAGGAGGGGGAATGGATGGACCTGAGACTCATATTAAACCTCCAcagtgtgtgagtctgtgtgtgtctctgtgtgtgtgtgtgttggcagcGGCAACAATGCTGCTTTTGGAAGTGGCAACTGGACTGAAACTAAAGGCCATTATGAGACACTGAATCTTCTGATTTGCACAGTGGCTGACAGCAGCTCCCATAATCTTGAGGCTAATGGAGTAAACTGTAAAGTCCACAGAGGCCCAGTAGAGCCGCTTCTGCAACAACACTGGAAATACTTTTATACTAATCCGAGTACGACTTCCTGGAACTGGACATCtcactaaaaacacattattggATGATGTATTACTAATTACAATGACCTTCCTGTGCCACATGTTGTTGTGTTAGATTTTCATGACAGCGTGGGGAATTAAACTGAGCAGGGTGTGAAGTATTCAGGATTAGAGACCAATTATGAGTCAGGAGGAGAAGGGCAGAATATCAGGGGCTGCAGAGGTCAGGGACAGCGGCACAACAACACTGGCACTGAGCCTGATGCAGGGCAGAGCCGGTCAGCCAAACCCCTGACCTGGAGTTCACATCACTGTGTGGCCAGGAAAGCTTTGACAAATGATGAAAAGCACAACAGAACCTCAGGCATTCTGCAGTCATTCATTATCACCATCGCTGTTGCTCTGCTAATAAGGGAATGAATATAAAATGCTAGCACAGCCTGAAGACGTAATATGTATGAAGTTGGTTGCACAAGGACatatttaaccctgtaaaactcactgttgcaaaaatataacatcagttttttcttttttaataatattttctattatatatatcatttttactcatttgttgctcattattttctatatttgggtttataaacacacacacatacatacatacatacataaatacatacatacatacatatatacacacatacacacacacgtgtgtgtatgtatatatatatatatatatatatatatatatatatatatatatatatatatatatatatatatatatatatatatatatatatatatatatatatatatatgtttattttagttatttattgtttgctctttttttctatatttgggtcttacaggaaTTAAGTGTAAACtgactgttgttttaaaaatgttttgttttcccccAGGTTAGGGCCCATATTTCTTTCTTGGATCATATTAAGAATGATAgagctgcttgtttttcttcatattaTCCTCACTGTATGTAAAACGGTTGCAATAAACCCGACAAAGAGTTACATGGAAGGAGTTGGGGTTCATTTAAACATATCACTTATAATATTTACAACTATCAGAAAGAGTTTAACGTCATAtcaagtcattttatttctcttatCTTCTGACTACAGACTACAAACACCAGATGCACACTTTTTCTACGTAATGTCAATTTCTTGAAATCCATGTTAATCATGTTTCTGAAATTCTTCTTCAAACCCTTTGATTCGTCGTGACCCGAGCCAAATGAAGCCCCCGGTGATGATGCAACACCTGCTGCTCCACGATGAAAGGGCTGCTCCACCTCATTAATGGCATCACATGCGCAAATGAGGATTTCAAAGAGAGGCAGAAGGCAGCTCATAAACATGTAATCAAAGAGATATGATCCTGATTAATGCAGGTGACATTTGGAGCGACTCATCCTGAATATAAATCCAGCTTCTAAATCAACatattgattttgttttttatcttacTAATGTTGTGATCTCTGCTGACATTCGCCACgacatttgacacattttgagaGTAACGGTTCAACACTGCTGCTCGATTTAGTGAATGAGGATGTGTGTCCCGTGGGTGTAGTGAAGCCAACCTGACTCGCTGTGTCCCTACACATGTGCCGAGCTCAGGGCATTTCACTTATTCCCCAGCTTAGCATCGGATTTGCCCCCCACAATGGGGTCGTGGCCGCAGTGTCTGACCCCAGCTCGAACTCCCACGTTTCCTGACACAGCGGCTGCAGACGTATATGCTCGCATAAATGTGCACTTTGCATGTACGAGGGAGGGAGGTTTGACCCCATTCTGTCAGTCACAGTGACCTCTTGGCCTTCAAAAACACAGATCTCATGTAAGTTAATGCACTATAAATAATTCTGAGCACATGGTGGAACAATATTCTGTACTTATAGTTTGTCTATACAGTTTTTGCTATACTTTTCACTATCCTGAGTTACCTTTTTCAAAACTACTATCATTATTTCAACCAGGGACTAAggagaatatatttttttaaatttgtaggATGCAAAATCTACTcaggtttcaaaataaaagacatttttacgAAGTACCTGCATCAACAGGTTAATTTGCACAGATTAAATTTACAATAAACTTAGACACTGCTGCTTTTCTACAATACACTTCTGAAGTACACATCCAGGGAAAAAATTGcagtcataaaaacaaaaaaaacttttaagaacTAAAATAGTATGGCAAAAACAGCAATTTCCAATTTAACCTTTTACCATGTGTATAAATCAATCAATGCATGTCCAGATGCATGACTCCTGCAGCCAGATACTGCACTGCTGTTTTCACACATATTCAGCAAGCCTGATTGCTTGTATTTTCCTGGTCCAGGAAGCAATAAATCATGTGCCTACTGTCTGGTATGTTGACAGACTCACCTCTCGCAGCTCCTGCACCAATGCGTTGAGCCTCTCGTTCTCTGCCTGGGCATTGGATGCCACAGATCGGCTCAGCGTCACCTCCgtctgcagctccagcagccgGCCCACGTAGTAGGCCTCCTTAGAGGCCGACTCCTGCAGCAGCGTCTCCTCATTGGTCTCCCCGTCCTCTGCCACCTTCCGCTGGTTGGTGTAGGCTTGGCCGAACGCCTGCAGAGGTttgaagagggagggagggacagtcagaggaagagggaggactGTTGTAAAgtcaaaattaaaatgacactGATCCAAATCCTGTCATATTGCATCGACTTCCTAATCCATGTGAGGGGATTTGCACCCACTGCCACCAAAATCTATTGCATCTTTCATAGTTTTGGCCGCTGGGCATACTCCTGCTGTACTTTTGCCCACTGGCAGCACTAACAGCACGGTTTCAGGGACTGTCCCAGCAAGGAtacctgctgtctgtctgtatggCTGATGTTTCACTGTGATCAATAGACACAGTGTTCCCATTTTCCTGACACAGGTTTTCACAGCACCGAGAGCTGACTTGTCATGATAAAGGAGCTGAGGCTTGATTGAGAAAATCAAAGCAGGCATCAACAGGAACAGCAGGCCAGCTATAGCAGACCTACTGTGTTAAATTAATGCAGtaacaaatgcacaaaagcTCAGTAGTCTGCATggagcaaaaacatgcaacataaCGGGAATAACTTAGTGCCTACACTGCATGAAGCTGCAGTCCGGCACTATATTGCTGAAGAGGTTTCTGGTGCATTTCATGACTGGTAACTGCAAACTACATGACATCCATGCAGCAGCTGCTTTAGTGGTTCAATAACTACTATGAACCATCCTTCACTTTATACACAtatcagcaggaaaaaaaaatgcgtaTGGTGTCCGCAGTGGCCTCTGAGAGAGACAATGGATCAATATGGCACCATCTGAGAGGTATTTTATGGTCTACAATTACTAAAAGAAACTGTAAACAATACAGCATGCATAGTTATTTCAGTTTTCAGGATGAATTTCCTGGAGAGAGTTACTCGACTAAATCGACCATGCACCCGGAATGATAAGGGAGTCGTATATTTTGGACTAGATGTATTAATAATTCACTAACAGGCTTTCCGATCCCACCTCACTATAATAACAACCCTTTCTCTGCTGCAATGAATCATTTATAAGGTACAAGTATCTATTATTTGGAAAAGACGGAAGCCCATTCCATCTTTTCTTGCCACTACACAAGTTGTTTATCTGCTTACTTGCAAACAAACAGGTCAGAAATATAACTGAGAGCTTCCTCCACTGCTGCTATGAGGCTGAAAACTATTTGTGAGTGAATGAGGGGATGTGATTTATCACTGGGGAGATCTGAGTGCCATCCAATTAACTTTATTGACCACTTCCCTCAGTCACATTTAACCTGCTGTTTGTCATCATCAGGAACCAGTGGGGCAACAGTAAAGGCCGGTCAAACAATAGATCCAGTCTTTGTCGTCGCTGTATCGACAAAATCATTGCAGCTACGGTCAAAGAgctcaaataaattaaaataatagacacactattccattttatttacatactgtacatgcagtAAGCAGAGCAGTGTTCATTAAAGggcatgtttatttaaaattaatagACTCTTATTATTCCTTTGAAATACAAATGTGtctgttagcatatgaataagaGCGTGTAataatctaaaaacatctataaATGCAAAAAGCATTTAGCTAATCAATGGCAACTGTCCTCAAGGACTGTCTTTGTGATGACTAGAAGCACTCGTGCAGTAAATACTGTATTATAATTCATCTCCATTTTCCCTCTCAGAGTCCCTCTCTGcgcctttcttttattttttgctttctttgccCCTCTGTTGTTCGTTCGCCCCAGTGCCCCTCTCCAGGGAGGCACGGTGTGATTCTAGTGACTGATTAAGAGGAACGGCCTCTGGAACAAAACAGCTGATTAATTCAAGGCACAGTGTGACTGAAAGAACTCATTCTGGCCTCACACGAGAGGCCGTCGATGTCCGAGCAGCTGAGACCTACAGGAGGGGTTTTAAACAAAACCCTTTACAACATTTAGCACAATATGCAAGACTTTCAaagttgcatttgtttttatttcgaAAGAAAATTGCTCTGCGACAGACcagtgacctgtctagggtgtcccctgccttcacctgagtcagctgggatagactccagccccccccatgactctagtgaggattaagcggtgtatagataatggatggatggaagaaaattgctgattttttattctattttcaaattttgatttttcTGTAAGTTGAGTGTACAGCAATAGCAGCTAGCAGCTGCcagttagcatagcttagcacaaacactggaattTGATGGAAACAGCTACAATGAAATTTGAAGTGTTATGGACTGGAGTCAGAGGTTGCCAGTTTAGACTTAACAAAGTTACAGATCCCAGCCAAGAAACAGTTTGGCACATAATCTTCTCTGAATccacaatttgtcatttttattttttgtaaacaaagGAGACGTTGATCATTGAAGTAGATGTCAGTCCAGCTTTGTCTTGTTTCCCGTTGGtgctaaactaaactaactggctgctggt is a window from the Amphiprion ocellaris isolate individual 3 ecotype Okinawa chromosome 3, ASM2253959v1, whole genome shotgun sequence genome containing:
- the bicd1a gene encoding protein bicaudal D homolog 1 isoform X3, encoding MAAGAGCGESVDQYRAEVERLTQELAEANREKIRAAECGLVVLEENQALKQKYAELETDQETLRKELEQLQEAFGQAYTNQRKVAEDGETNEETLLQESASKEAYYVGRLLELQTEVTLSRSVASNAQAENERLNALVQELRESNEMLELQRSRMREEIKEYKFRETRLLQDYTELEEENITLQKLVSTLKQSQVEYEGLKHEIKVLEEETVLLNSQLEDALRLKEISEGQLEEALDALKSEREQKNNLRKELAHHISLSDSVYGAGAHLALTVTGVEGLKFPEETNGTNGSNGSSIPAANGNNEDINRCNGHLHTGTGLAKMNGEYRPGRKGDGLHPVPDLFSELNLSEMQKLKQQLLQVEREKAALLMNLQESQTQLLHTQGALTEQNERVHRLTEHVNAMKHLNGDKELDDPQESEKPDGGSLSPPVNSHHDPDIHGFEILECKYKVAVTEVIDLKAELKALKEKYNQAVEGQGDGHNDDRVQALSEQQVTHLERSCREGRERVASLEAELRAATSTATESQGMLNAAQDELVTFSEELAQLYHHVCLCNNETPNRVMLDYYRQSRITRSGSLKGSDDPRALLSPRLARRLAAAAAACSSESPRSPMDSPSKDAHHSEATTTSADSPSCHNSPTRNHTGSPVISISPCPSPVPSDAGGDLRKEPMNIYNLNAIIRDQIKHLQRAVDRSLQLSRQRAAARELAPMLDKDKESCMEEILKLKSLLSTKREQIATLRLVLKANKQTAEVALANLKSKYENEKAMVTETMMKLRNELKALKEDAATFSSLRAMFATRCDEYVTQLDEMQRQLAAAEDEKKTLNSLLRMAIQQKLALTQRLEDLEFDHEQTHRGRGAKVPKIKSSPPKFLVDCQQPAASVPPLSPQLRRGRGSLVHSPKFAADLQEQRVVLSSSRSLLSPCDPRNCLAQQPHPPGT
- the bicd1a gene encoding protein bicaudal D homolog 1 isoform X6; the encoded protein is MAAGAGCGESVDQYRAEVERLTQELAEANREKIRAAECGLVVLEENQALKQKYAELETDQETLRKELEQLQEAFGQAYTNQRKVAEDGETNEETLLQESASKEAYYVGRLLELQTEVTLSRSVASNAQAENERLNALVQELRESNEMLELQRSRMREEIKEYKFRETRLLQDYTELEEENITLQKLVSTLKQSQVEYEGLKHEIKVLEEETVLLNSQLEDALRLKEISEGQLEEALDALKSEREQKNNLRKELAHHISLSDSVYGAGAHLALTVTGVEGLKFPEETNGTNGSNGSSIPAANGNNEDINRCNGHLHTGTGLAKMNGEYRPGRKGDGLHPVPDLFSELNLSEMQKLKQQLLQVEREKAALLMNLQESQTQLLHTQGALTEQNERVHRLTEHVNAMKHLNGDKELDDPQESEKPDGGSLSPPVNSHHDPDIHGFEILECKYKVAVTEVIDLKAELKALKEKYNQAVEGQGDGHNDDRVQALSEQVTHLERSCREGRERVASLEAELRAATSTATESQGMLNAAQDELVTFSEELAQLYHHVCLCNNETPNRVMLDYYRQSRITRSGSLKGSDDPRALLSPRLARRLAAAAAACSSESPRSPMDSPSKDAHHSEATTTSADSPSCHNSPTRNHTGSPVISISPCPSPVPSDAGGDLRKEPMNIYNLNAIIRDQIKHLQRAVDRSLQLSRQRAAARELAPMLDKDKESCMEEILKLKSLLSTKREQIATLRLVLKANKQTAEVALANLKSKYENEKAMVTETMMKLRNELKALKEDAATFSSLRAMFATRCDEYVTQLDEMQRQLAAAEDEKKTLNSLLRMAIQQKLALTQRLEDLEFDHEQTHRGRGAKVPKIKSSPPKIVSSLLPQYRHSPHN
- the bicd1a gene encoding protein bicaudal D homolog 1 isoform X4; this encodes MAAGAGCGESVDQYRAEVERLTQELAEANREKIRAAECGLVVLEENQALKQKYAELETDQETLRKELEQLQEAFGQAYTNQRKVAEDGETNEETLLQESASKEAYYVGRLLELQTEVTLSRSVASNAQAENERLNALVQELRESNEMLELQRSRMREEIKEYKFRETRLLQDYTELEEENITLQKLVSTLKQSQVEYEGLKHEIKVLEEETVLLNSQLEDALRLKEISEGQLEEALDALKSEREQKNNLRKELAHHISLSDSVYGAGAHLALTVTGVEGLKFPEETNGTNGSNGSSIPAANGNNEDINRCNGHLHTGTGLAKMNGEYRPGRKGDGLHPVPDLFSELNLSEMQKLKQQLLQVEREKAALLMNLQESQTQLLHTQGALTEQNERVHRLTEHVNAMKHLNGDKELDDPQESEKPDGGSLSPPVNSHHDPDIHGFEILECKYKVAVTEVIDLKAELKALKEKYNQAVEGQGDGHNDDRVQALSEQVTHLERSCREGRERVASLEAELRAATSTATESQGMLNAAQDELVTFSEELAQLYHHVCLCNNETPNRVMLDYYRQSRITRSGSLKGSDDPRALLSPRLARRLAAAAAACSSESPRSPMDSPSKDAHHSEATTTSADSPSCHNSPTRNHTGSPVISISPCPSPVPSDAGGDLRKEPMNIYNLNAIIRDQIKHLQRAVDRSLQLSRQRAAARELAPMLDKDKESCMEEILKLKSLLSTKREQIATLRLVLKANKQTAEVALANLKSKYENEKAMVTETMMKLRNELKALKEDAATFSSLRAMFATRCDEYVTQLDEMQRQLAAAEDEKKTLNSLLRMAIQQKLALTQRLEDLEFDHEQTHRGRGAKVPKIKSSPPKFLVDCQQPAASVPPLSPQLRRGRGSLVHSPKFAADLQEQRVVLSSSRSLLSPCDPRNCLAQQPHPPGT